A genomic stretch from Lathyrus oleraceus cultivar Zhongwan6 chromosome 2, CAAS_Psat_ZW6_1.0, whole genome shotgun sequence includes:
- the LOC127118913 gene encoding alpha-xylosidase 1: protein MVFPHCLASLCLSSLLLTLVLFASDVTSSSNNVTKIGNGYSLISIQETSDGALVGLLQINTKTKTYGPDIPLLRFYAKHETDNRLRVHITDANKQRWEVPYNLIPREQPPSLTQTIGKFKKVDPIEVSEYSGSELLFSYISNPFSFSVKRKSNGETLFNSTSTFSDPFSSLVFKDQYLEISTKLPKDASLYGLGENTQPHGIKLYPSDPYTLYTTDISAINLNADLYGSHPMYMDLRNNGGEASAHAVLLLNSNGMDVFYRGNSLTYKVIGGVFDFYFFSGPTPLNVVDQYTSLIGRPAPMPYWAFGFHQCRWGYHNLSVVEDVVDSYKKAQIPLDVIWNDDDHMDGHKDFTLNPNNYPRPKLLNFLNKIHSIGMKYIVIIDPGIGVNSSYGVYQRGLANDVFIKYEGEPFLAQVWPGAVNFPDFLNPKTVSWWSDEIRRFHELVPVDGLWIDMNEASNFCSGKCTIPKGKICPSGTGPGWICCLDCKNITKTRWDDPPYKINASGIQAPIGYKTIATSATHYNGVLEYDAHSIYGFSQSVATHKGLLGIEGKRPFILSRSTYVGSGKYAAHWTGDNQGTWENLRYSISTMLNFGIFGVPMVGSDICGFYPQPTEELCNRWIEVGAFYPFSRDHANYYSPRQELYQWDSVAQSARNALGIRYKILPYLYTLNYEAHVSGSPIARPLFFTFPSYTECYGLSTQFLLGSSLMISPVLEQGKTQVKALFPPGSWYSLLDWTHTITSKGGTYVTLDAPLHVVNVHLYQNTILPMQQGGLISKEARTTPFTLIVTFPAGATEGEAKGTLFIDDDERPEIKLGNGYSSFIDLYASVKQGGVKVWSEVQEGKFALDKGLIIDSISVLGLDGNVGAVASLELDGKPLIGKSGLDVTTSEHVDLNGEGNGESKTVMVALRGLSIPVGKNFAMTWKMG, encoded by the exons ATGGTTTTTCCTCACTGTTTAGCATCTCTATGTCTCTCCTCTCTTCTTCTAACTCTTGTTCTTTTTGCATCTGACGTTACTTCTTCATCAAATAATGTCACCAAAATCGGCAATGGCTATAGTCTTATCTCCATTCAAGAGACCTCTGATGGTGCCCTTGTTGGACTCCTTCAAATTAACACGAAAACCAAAACCTATGGCCCTGACATTCCCCTTCTTAGGTTCTATGCCAA GCATGAAACAGATAACCGTTTAAGGGTACACATAACAGATGCAAACAAGCAAAGATGGGAAGTACCCTACAACCTAATACCAAGAGAACAACCACCTTCATTAACACAAACAATAGGAAAGTTCAAGAAGGTTGACCCTATTGAAGTCTCAGAATATTCAGGCTCTGAGCTTCTCTTCAGCTACATTTCTAACCCATTTAGTTTTTCAGTCAAAAGAAAATCAAACGGCGAAACCCTTTTCAATTCCACATCAACTTTTTCAGACCCTTTTAGTTCACTTGTTTTCAAAGACCAATATCTTGAGATTTCAACAAAGTTACCAAAAGATGCATCTTTATATGGTTTGGGAGAGAACACACAACCACATGGGATTAAGTTGTATCCAAGTGATCCTTACACTTTGTATACAACTGATATATCAGCTATTAATCTTAATGCTGATTTGTATGGATCACATCCTATGTATATGGATCTGAGAAATAATGGTGGTGAAGCTTCTGCACATGCTGTTCTTTTGTTGAATAGTAATGGAATGGATGTTTTTTATAGAGGAAATTCTCTTACTTACAAGGTTATTGGTGGTGTGTTTGACTTTTACTTCTTTTCTGGTCCTACTCCTTTGAATGTTGTTGATCAATATACTTCTTTGATTGGAAGACCTGCTCCTATGCCTTACTGGGCTTTTG GATTCCACCAATGCAGATGGGGATATCACAATCTGTCAGTAGTGGAAGATGTTGTAGATAGTTACAAGAAGGCTCAAATCCCACTTGATGTGATTTGGAACGACGATGATCATATGGACGGACACAAAGACTTCACACTCAATCCAAACAACTATCCTCGTCCTAAGCTTCTAAACTTCTTAAACAAGATTCACAGCATTGGCATGAAGTACATTGTCATTATTGACCCTGGAATTGGTGTTAACTCAAGTTACGGTGTATATCAAAGAGGTTTGGCTAACGATGTTTTCATCAAGTACGAAGGTGAACCTTTCTTGGCTCAAGTTTGGCCTGGAGCGGTAAACTTTCCTGATTTTCTCAATCCAAAGACAGTATCTTGGTGGAGTGACGAGATCCGCCGCTTCCATGAACTCGTACCTGTTGATGGTCTATGGATTGACATGAACGAAGCTTCGAATTTCTGTTCTGGTAAATGCACAATTCCAAAGGGAAAGATATGTCCGAGTGGAACAGGACCGGGGTGGATCTGTTGCTTGGATTGCAAGAACATCACCAAAACAAGATGGGACGATCCTCCTTACAAAATCAACGCTTCGGGAATACAGGCTCCAATCGGGTACAAAACAATAGCCACTAGTGCAACCCACTATAACGGCGTCTTGGAGTATGATGCTCATAGTATCTATGGTTTCTCGCAATCCGTCGCAACACACAAGGGTCTTCTTGGAATTGAAGGTAAAAGGCCTTTTATTTTGTCGCGATCCACTTATGTTGGTTCGGGGAAATATGCAGCACATTGGACAGGTGACAATCAAGGAACATGGGAGAATTTGAGGTATTCAATATCCACAATGCTGAACTTCGGTATATTCGGTGTTCCAATGGTTGGTTCAGACATTTGTGGATTCTATCCGCAACCAACTGAAGAACTATGCAATCGATGGATCGAAGTAGGGGCTTTCTACCCTTTTTCAAGAGATCATGCAAACTACTACTCCCCTAGACAAGAGCTTTACCAATGGGATTCAGTAGCTCAGTCAGCTAGAAACGCTTTAGGTATAAGATACAAGATTCTCCCATATCTTTACACCTTAAACTATGAAGCTCATGTCAGTGGATCACCAATTGCAAGACCACTTTTCTTCACTTTCCCATCTTACACCGAATGTTACGGCCTCAGCACTCAGTTTTTGCTCGGAAGCAGTCTCATGATATCGCCGGTGCTCGAGCAAGGAAAAACACAAGTGAAGGCATTGTTTCCTCCCGGTAGTTGGTACAGTTTACTTGATTGGACTCACACCATAACATCAAAAGGCGGAACTTATGTTACACTCGACGCGCCTCTTCATGTAGTAAATGTCCATTTATATCAGAACACAATTCTTCCAATGCAGCAAGGTGGTTTGATCTCCAAGGAAGCTAGAACAACACCGTTCACACTCATTGTAACATTCCCGGCTGGCGCAACAGAAGGAGAAGCTAAGGGTACACTTTTCATCGACGACGACGAACGTCCAGAAATAAAGCTTGGAAATGGATATTCGAGTTTTATCGATCTATACGCGAGTGTGAAACAAGGAGGTGTGAAAGTGTGGTCAGAAGTTCAAGAGGGTAAGTTTGCTTTAGACAAAGGTTTGATTATTGATTCAATATCTGTGTTGGGATTGGATGGAAATGTTGGAGCAGTGGCTTCACTTGAGTTAGATGGAAAACCATTGATTGGTAAGTCAGGTTTGGATGTTACTACTTCAGAACATGTAGATTTGAATGGTGAAGGAAATGGAGAAAGTAAGACTGTGATGGTTGCATTGAGAGGTTTGAGCATCCCTGTTGGTAAGAACTTTGCTATGACATGGAAAATGGGATGA